A stretch of DNA from Posidoniimonas polymericola:
CCGCGGGAAAAGGTTGGCGCCGCCGTTGACGCCGCCGTGACCGCCCAGCAGGGTCGACTCGGCCAGCAGCTCTTCCGGCCCGACGAGGATCGACTTGTGCGGGTGCTGGTCGAACACCCGCCGCGCCAGGTGGAAGTACACCATGTTGGCCGAGCTGTCTTTGAAGCCCACCACGTTGGGGTGCTCGAGCGCGTGGCGGAGGGTCTCGATCTCGATGTGCAGCTTCGTGCACGACGGCATGTTGTACAGCATGACCGGCAGGCAGAGGTCGCCCACGATCGCCTCGAAGTACTCCTGCAGCTCGGACTGCCCAGCCGGGAAGTAGAACGGCGGCGCAAGCACCACGCCCTTGGCGCCGCACTCGGCGGCGTGCTCCGTCAGCCGCAGCGACTCGGAGTACGAGGTGTCGGTCACGCCGACCAGCACGGGGACGCGGCCTGCCGCCAGCTCGCAGGTCCGCGC
This window harbors:
- a CDS encoding dihydrodipicolinate synthase family protein is translated as MFSGIIPPMVTPLVDRDHLDVPGLERLVDHIIGGGVHGLFVLGTTGEGPSLGYDVRREIVARTCELAAGRVPVLVGVTDTSYSESLRLTEHAAECGAKGVVLAPPFYFPAGQSELQEYFEAIVGDLCLPVMLYNMPSCTKLHIEIETLRHALEHPNVVGFKDSSANMVYFHLARRVFDQHPHKSILVGPEELLAESTLLGGHGGVNGGANLFPRLYVDLYNAALNGEVERVQQLHRQVIRVTDLYRVGSHSSAVIKGIKSGLACLDICQDHMAEPLHRFRERERLQISELMEELRPLAAGATIKV